From a single Ciconia boyciana chromosome 11, ASM3463844v1, whole genome shotgun sequence genomic region:
- the BARX1 gene encoding homeobox protein BarH-like 1 produces MQHPLELGAAHYFPAEAFPDHRSHRYRSFMIEEILTDPPEAKGAAPAGELLKFGVQALLSARPYHNHLAVLKAEPAAVFKFPLAPLGCSGLGSALLAAGSGLQGGTASPHLPLELHLRGKLEPGPPEPGSKAKKGRRSRTVFTELQLMGLEKRFEKQKYLSTPDRIDLAESLGLSQLQVKTWYQNRRMKWKKIVLQGGGLESPTKPKGRPKKNSIPSSEQLSEQERARDAEKPPESLGSPAEVSQEE; encoded by the exons ATGCAGCACCCGCTGGAGCTGGGGGCCGCGCACTACTTCCCGGCCGAAGCCTTCCCCGACCACCGCTCGCACCGCTACCGCAGCTTCATGATCGAGGAGATCCTCACCGACCCGCCGGAGGCCAAGGGGGCCGCGCCGGCCGGGGAGCTGCTCAAGTTCGGGGTGCAGGCGCTGCTCTCCGCCCGGCCCTACCACAACCACCTCG CGGTGCTGAAGGCGGAGCCGGCCGCCGTGTTCAAGTTCCCGCTGGCTCCTTTGGGCTGCTCGGGGCTGGGCTCGGCGCTGCTGGCCGCCGGCTCGGGGCTGCAGGGCGGCACCGCTTCGCCCCATCTCCCGCTGGAGCTGCACCTCCGCGGCAAGCTGGAGCCGGGCCCCCCGGAGCCGGGCAGCAAGGCCAAGAAGGGGCGTCGCAGCCGCACCGTCTTCACGGAGCTGCAGCTCATGGGGCTGGAGAAGCGCTTCGAGAAGCAGAAATACCTCTCCACGCCCGACAG AATAGACCTGGCCGAATCGCTGGGGCTCAGCCAGCTCCAGGTGAAAACCTGGTACCAGAACAGGCgcatgaaatggaagaaaata GTGTTGCAGGGGGGCGGCCTGGAGTCCCCCACCAAGCCCAAGGGCCGCCCCAAGAAGAACTCCATCCCCAGCAGCGAGCAGCTCTCGGAGCAGGAGCGAGCCCGGGACGCCGAGAAGCCGCCCGAGAGCCTGGGCTCGCCGGCCGAGGTCAGCCAGGAGGAGTGA